A stretch of the Lolium perenne isolate Kyuss_39 chromosome 3, Kyuss_2.0, whole genome shotgun sequence genome encodes the following:
- the LOC127340747 gene encoding putative AC transposase has product MADMTPLPVAGDGMEGGKPKKKKTMKSLYLTFFETAPDGKSRACTLCGKSYCLTTATGNLGKHLNNRHPGYDQLADQFQGDPTQSTIVSMFARNKKPHPPMRARPHAQPQQPQVQVQVQAQAQPKVLRAQPKPKPAVDVDYVNWLLLRWLISSSFPPSALEDSTFADSCRYLSPSVRLWPKEKAQEITLQVFKSMKEDVKASLQRVRSRLSIALDFWTSYEQIVYLSVKCQWIDESWVSQKVLLDVCQIRYQCTGAEVLRVLLTVLREFNIDLKILACTHNNSQHAIQACHELRQELESRKLPFCYIPCAARTLEIIIEDGLKHVKSLLYKTRAFILETNSSQVMMEDFKHWAEVYQEGSWKLPFDHSITWNGNYNMLDVVKKAPNAMDNTIKKFEDIFGPRDWVLSAEEKSVVNSLHSYLEPFYKTTTNLCTCKLPTVGLVFFFMDHVFELINICHNSSHQKLFENIARDMSKTALDFTSQAYNIYTFTAAILDPRIKGELIPDALNSPSNLEDARDHFVRDYSSIFQAAGNGYSIQDSADDGGAFSFAEEIIRKRRRVSMSTAADELTQYLAEPPAPISTDALEWWRGHSSRYPRLSLMARDFLAIQGTSLDPEELFTSKGDSIHKQQYCLPLSSMQATMCIKSWMQSGYQFNFQSTIIDFERLIESATAPDAVDGLVSS; this is encoded by the exons ATGGCTGACATGACTCCCCTGCCGGTCGCCGGCGACGGCATGGAGGGGGGCAagcccaagaagaagaagacgatgaAGTCCCTCTACCTCACCTTCTTCGAGACGGCGCCTGACGGCAAGAGCCGCGCCTGCACGCTCTGCGGCAAGAGCTACTGCCTCACCACCGCCACCG GGAATCTGGGGAAGCATCTGAACAACCGGCACCCCGGATACGACCAGCTCGCCGATCAATTTCAAGGTGACCCTACCCAGAGCACCATTGTCAGCATGTTCGCGAGGAACAAGAAACCTCACCCTCCGATGCGAGCTCGACCGCACGCGCAACCGCAACAGCCTCAAGTCCAGGTTCAGGTTCAGGCCCAGGCTCAACCAAAAGTTCTTCGTGCGCAGCCTAAACCGAAGCCGGCTGTCGATGTCGACTACGTAAACTGGTTGCTTCTCCGGTGGCTCATCAGCTCCTCCTTTCCGCCCTCCGCCCTCGAGGACAGCACCTTCGCCGACAGTTGCAGGTACCTGAGCCCTTCTGTCAGGCTTTGGCCGAAGGAGAAGGCTCAGGAGATCACCCTCCAGGTGTTCAAGAGCATGAAGGAGGACGTCAAGGCGTCGCTGCAGCGTGTCCGGTCCCGGCTCTCCATCGCGCTCGACTTCTGGACCTCTTACGAGCAGATTGTGTACTTGTCTGTCAAGTGTCAATGGATTGATGAAAGTTGGGTCTCGCAGAAAGTCCTGCTTGACGTGTGCCAGATTCGGTACCAGTGCACCGGGGCCGAGGTTCTGCGTGTTCTGTTGACTGTCTTGCGGGAGTTTAACATTGATTTGAAGATCCTTGCTTGCACACATAATAACAGCCAACATGCGATCCAAGCTTGTCATGAGCTCAGGCAGGAGCTCGAGTCTCGTAAGCTCCCCTTCTGCTACATCCCCTGTGCTGCGAGGACGTTGGAGATCATCATAGAAGATGGCCTGAAACATGTGAAGTCACTTTTGTACAAGACCCGTGCGTTTATTCTCGAGACCAATTCGAGCCAGGTGATGATGGAGGATTTTAAGCACTGGGCTGAAGTTTACCAAGAGGGCTCGTGGAAACTCCCATTTGATCATTCGATAACTTGGAATGGCAATTACAATATGCTTGATGTAGTAAAGAAG GCCCCTAATGCGATGGATAACACCATCAAGAAATTTGAAGACATATTTGGACCAAGGGACTGGGTTCTGAGCGCTGAGGAGAAGTCAGTAGTCAATTCGTTGCACTCATACCTTGAACCATTCTATAAAACTACGACCAACCTTTGCACTTGCAAATTACCAACAGTTGGCCTAGTGTTCTTCTTCATGGACCATGTCTTTGAGTTGATCAATATCTGCCATAACAGCAGCCACCAAAAATTATTTGAGAACATTGCCAGAGACATGTCCAAGACAGCTCTTGACTTCACATCTCAAGCTTACAACATCTACACCTTCACAGCTGcaattcttgatccaaggatcaAAGGAGAGCTCATCCCTGACGCCCTCAACTCCCCAAGCAACTTGGAGGATGCAAGGGACCATTTTGTGAGAGACTACAGCAGCATCTTCCAAGCTGCTGGAAATGGCTACAGCATCCAAGACAGTGCTGATGATGGTGGAGCATTCTCCTTTGCTGAAGAGATTATTCGTAAACGCCGTCGTGTGAGCATGAGCACTGCCGCTGATGAGCTTACTCAGTATCTCGCTGAGCCCCCTGCACCAATTTCCACTGATGCTCTTGAATGGTGGAGGGGGCACTCCTCCCGTTACCCACGGCTCTCTTTGATGGCCCGTGATTTTCTGGCAATCCAAGGGACCTCATTGGATCCTGAAGAACTGTTCACAAGCAAAGGGGACAGTATCCACAAGCAGCAGTACTGCCTTCCTCTCAGTAGCATGCAGGCTACAATGTGTATAAAATCATGGATGCAAAGTGGGTATCAGTTCAATTTTCAGTCGACCATTATTGATTTCGAGAGATTAATCGAATCTGCTACTGCTCCTGATGCTGTAGATGGTCTGGTTTCTTCTTGA